A segment of the Candidatus Protochlamydia naegleriophila genome:
CCCATTTGATCTGCAATCGAGCGGAAGAACAGGTCTATGGAGGGTGCAGGTTGGTTGGATGCCGCAGGCGTGAGTTTTAAGGTTTTTCCAGGGCCCACTTCCAAATGATGTTTATCAGGGCAAACGTAAATAGTGCTGGGCGCCAAGACTTCTCCATCGGTTGCTAGCTTGGTCTTTAAAGCGCATGAAGAGGCAAGCCAATCCACCAATCCTTCCATGAATCCGCTCCCGAACTGTTGGGTAATTAAAATAGGAACAGGAAAGTCTTGGGGGAGAGGAGAGAGAATAGTAGAAAGACTTTGAGTGGCCCCAACTGAGGCGCCAATTGCTATGGCGTCGACAGATAGAGTGCCTTTGGCAAAAATGGGTGCAGGCTGTGTTTGCGTGGGGCTGTGAAAAACTGAGAGTGGACGGGGTTTGATTTTGACATTCGAAAGGACTTTAATGGCTTGAATCAGTGACTGTGCGATTTCTTGATATTTGGGATCGCGCAATCCAGCCGGCTTGCTTAAAATGGCCAATGCTCCAGCGCTTAATGCGCGGTATCCTTGCTTGACTTCTTTAGCATTGTAAATACCGCTTACGATGATAATGGGAAGAGGAAAGCTTTCCATGATTCGTCTCGTGGCTTCATATCCATCCATTTTAGGCATGACAATATCCATCATGACGATATGGGGCTTGTTTTCACTAATGAATTTTAACGCTTCTTCTCCATTTTCAACCTTTCCAACGACCTTTAAACCAGAGTCCGATTCAATGATGTGGGTCAGTAATTCTCTTGAAACAGCTGAATCGTCAACAATTAAGACTTGGATGGGGTTCATAGATTCGGTTCCTTTTAGTTCTGGTGCAAAAATACTCGTTTTAGAATGGGATTATAGTAAGTAAGTTGACTTGTCTAAACAATAAGGCTTGGGTTGAATCGCTTAGGAGCTTATTTAGCAAGCTTGCTATTGCTTGATACTACGGTTATAGAGCATGAGTTTTTTTATAACAATTTTTTTATACAATAAAATTTTTTAAGTTCGTTCTCATAGGCTTCAAACAGCTAGTGAGTTTTCACTACTAAGATCCTAAGACTCTATTGAGGAATAAGCCATTATATCCAATTTCTTCAGAGAAGTTAGCCATTCGATTTTTTTAGAATGGACTTAACTAAGTCAAAAGGGTCTAGGATGGGAATCACTTGTCCTGATTCAGACATGGTAGCTGCAGCAATATTTTGGGCATGCAGAATTTGTGTTCCCAAATGTTTGACGAGGATCTCTTGTTCGTTCCAAATTTCATCGACTCCCAAGCCTACAAGTTTATTGGCTGCAGTTATAATGAGAGCAAAAGAGGGGGGATTATCAGAAGGGGAAAAAAAGGAGGCTAGTTCAGTATAGGGAAGCTCTTGCTGTTCGAAGACAATCGTTTGCCTGCTGTTTGAAATGGGGGCCGAAGGGGGGAGTTTAATGATTTTTTTGATGTGGTGAGAGGAAAGAATGAAGCTGCGCTTGGCTGCTTTTACGTGGATGCCGCGAAATGCAGCCAAATTGACCGGAATGGTGAGGTGAAAAGTTGTGCCGCGATCTTTTTGGGTTTCGACGCAGATCGATCCCCCAAGCTTTTCAATTTTTTCAGCGACAATCCCCATTCCCAGTCCGCGCCCTGAAAGGGTACTCAGAGTGGGGCTTGTAGACAAACCTGATTGGAAAATCAGGTTGATGCTCTCTTCATCGCTCAGTTTTTGCCAGTCTTGTTCTTTGATGATCCCTTGCTGTAAAGCAGCCTGCTTGATTTTATCTGTATCGATTCCTTTGCCGTCGTCGCAAATGAGGATCTCAACTTTTTGTCCATTGCCATGAACGGCTTGAATCTTTAAATGACCGATTGGTGATTTGTGTTTGCGAATCCTTTCTTCCGGAAGCTCAATTCCATGATCGATGCTGTTGCGGAGTAGATGGGTAAAGGGATCTCTCAGCTCTTCTAAGATGCGCCGATCAACTTCTATTTCTCCTCCCTGGCATTCTAAATGAATATCTTTGTGAAGGGAGTGAGAGATGTCACGAATCATTTTAGGGAATAAGTCGAACAGATTTGCAAAGGGTTGCAGCAGGAGGTGTTTAACGCCTTCAACAATCTGATCGACTAGATGGGTCGCCAAACGGGCATCTTGAGAGGCTTGTTTAATGCCCGTTTGGAGATAAGCATTGATCTCTTTTGTGATTGAGTGTCCGGCATCTTTTGTAGAATGAGCAAGAGTTGGAGATGGGCCTTGTCTTTTGTCCCAGTCGACTAGGATCGCTTGAATGTTTTTCAATTCTTGCAAGCGCTGTTTTGCCATGAATTTCAGAGCCACGGTCTCTTCAATTTGTTCGAGGAGATGGTTTAACTTAACTGACGAGAGCCGGATGGCACAATCCTTGTCTTTTACGACAATCGAAGGTGTGGGCTGTTCTAAAGTTGAATCCTGACGGGGTGATAAAGATGAGGGCTCTATTGGGCTTTTTGGTAATGAAGGGTGAAGCAATTCGCTTAATTGCGCTAATAAGGCTTCGAGCATCACTTCATCGTGAGGGACTTCTGAAAATTCTGATTGTAGAATGGAGTGACGGATCCAATCGAGCGCTTCAAAAAAAGTGTCAAATAGTTGCGGCGATGAGGCAATGTCTTGCTGTTTCCACGCCGACAAGACGCTTTCAAGCGCTTGACAAAGCTTTTCGGTGGCAAAGAAGTCGACCGATCGAGAAGCGCTTTTAAGGCTGTGGGCGGCGCGAAAAATGGTTTCGACTAACTCTTGTTCTTGGATCTGTGAGGGATGCTTTTCCAGAGCGAGCAACCCCTCGGTTAGTGCTTGCAGCAGATCATTGCTTTCGATTCGGTAGGTTTGCAGTAAATGGACTAAAAAATCGCGTTCCTGTTGGTCCATTCAATATCCTTTAGGCAAAGTGGCTACTGTTTGTATTCATGCGAAAGTTCCTTCAAATTATTGCCAACAGCATTGAGTCCTTTGATGCCCGATTCAATCTGGTGCATATGGTCGACTTGTTGCTGGGTGGCATCTTTGATCTGGATCATGGCTGTAGCAACCTGCTCTACGCCTATCAGTTGTTGCTGGCTCGAGTGGGCAATTTGATTAGCCGCTTGGACGACATTGGAAATTTCCTTAGCAAGTGATCGGATGGATTGGTTGGTTTGTGACGATTGAATTACGCCATTTGCCACCGTTTGCGTTCCTTGCTCCGCTGCATGGACGGCAGATCGCATGGCTTGCTGAATGTCATGCAAAATATTGCGGACTTGTACGGTTGCCTGCTTAGATTGATCTGCTAAACTTCGGACCTCTTGTGCGACGACAGCAAATCCTTTGCCCTGGTCGCCGGCTTTGGCAGCTTCGATAGCAGCATTCACAGCTAGCAAATGAGACTGCTCAGCCAGCTCGTTAACCGTATCAATGATCACTCCTATGGCTTGGCTATGTTCATTTAGCTGGGCAATGCTTTGGGAGATTATCTTCATATCATCTTGAATGTGATGCATGCCTTGAATTGTTTCGTCAATAGCCTGTTCATTTTCATGCAAGACTTGCAGTGTTTGATCCGATACCTTGGCTACATGCTTGGCTTGCTCGGAAGAAATATCAGCTGTTTTTTTTAGTTCTTTAACGGTTGCTGCTGTATTATTGACAGAGTCTGCCGTGGATTTTGTAATGTTGGAGGCTTCGCTTACAGCTTCGAGCATGTCGCTTCCAGAATGCGAAAGCAAACGTATTTCTTGCTGCAGTTTTTGCGCCAGCAGCCTTAAATTATGCAGCAGAAGGTAGAGTGTAATCCCCAAAGTCAAAAGAGCGATTAATAAAGTGACAAAAATGTTTCTTTCTAAGACTTCTTTACTTGCAAGAGTATTGCGAATACTCTCTCCCTGTAGGCGCAATTCCACTTCGCGTAATAAATCGATTTTCTCTGTTTGAGCATCCCACCAATGCTGGGCATCGGTTGTTAAAGCCTTGTCTGGTCCGGCCTCCGTTAGTGTTTCCTCTATTTGTGCAGCCGTGCGTACGTAAGGACTGCGCATGATCGTTTTATAGAGGGCCTCTTGAGAGTCTGTGGCTATTTCAAAGAACACTTTTTTGAATGCTGCCTGTTGTCCAATTGAATTGAGCAGCCGGGCATATTGATTGGATGTCAGCTGTCCATTTAGTAAGCTTAAAAAAACGAGCCGTTTTTCCTGGTTTGTTTCCAATTTTTCATAAATGAGATTCATATAGGCGAATAACGCCTTAGCAAGATCCACATCTTTAGTTTGGCGTGCTAAATTGGAAATGTGATCGATGAGTTCGGCGTTGATTTCATCAATATAATTGCTCAATTCTTGTGGCGTAGATTCTTTTTGATCAATTTGGAGCCGCATTTGATCTAGATTGTTCAACCTGTTAAAGGTTTTCTGAAAAAGGGAAGGTAAGTTAGTGCCCGGAATTTTGAAAGTAATCTGATTGACGAATTTTTTAATCATGGCAATGAGCTCATCGGTTTGATTGCGCGCCTCTCTTAAATCCTCATGATAGCGGTCGCCGTTTTGCTGTAACTTTAAAACGGAAAGAGTCAATTCCTCTTGGAGAGAATCTACGAGCAAGCTGATATTGTCGCTCAAAGTAGATAATTCGATAATTTGGTTTTTGTCTTGAATGTCTTGATAATCCAAGTACAAAAACTGGGTGATAAAGCCCATTAAAATAATAAAAGGCAGTAAAATTAAAAAGAGCAGGCGATATTTCATGGGCATTTAGTCGTTCTCCTGAGCAAGCGCTTGATTGGCTCTTTCTTGTATGAGTAGATGGGAATCTTCTATAAGAGTTTCTCCATCGATGAGTATTAATTGACCGCTGAACTCTCCCTTGATGTGTTTTTGCCAGATGCCAGGATAAGGAGAGAGTGATTCAGCGGGCAACGTTTCTGTTCGGTCAACAGTCTCGATGATAATGGCAAATTCGCGCAACTGATTGGTTAAAAGGATGGCAAGAGAATTTGTACGCGCTTTCACTGGCGCTAGCCCAAGGACAATCGCTAGATCAAAGACAGCGATAATCCTTCTTTTTAGATTCACAACGCCTTTAAAATGGGGTGGCATGTCAAAAAGAGGGGTGAGTTCTTTAATGGTAAAAACTTCTTTAATAAATCTAGACTCAATTGCGTATGCCTGCTGATTGATGGTAAAGACAACCACATGAAGGGATTCTGAATTGAACTTTAAAGGTGTGGCTAACTTCGCCTCCTCTTCATTTAAAATGTTCTGAGAAAGGAAATGCGGCGTTGGAAGGGACATGGAGAAGTCTCTTTTGAGTAAGTTTTAGTCGCTTGTTTCGGGCAAAAGTTTTTTATAATCCAAATTTGACTTTATGCACAAGTAGTTGTGATATTATAAAAATGTCTTTGATCTATCTCATTACTTAAAAAATGTATTTTATTATTGTCTTGTTTATAGTTTGTGTATTAAAAATGTGTCTTTTTTATTCCTGTTATATTAGTTAAAAGTATGTCTGTTTATTATTTTTCTAATATCGATACTCTTCAAAATACAATAATAGATCCTCATTCTCATTATAGCGAAGCTGCCGAGATTGATCGGGATGAGGTGATTCATTTCAATAGGCTCTATGCTAAAGTTGGGAAAATCACTAAAAAGCATGGCGTAGTTTGGCGGGTGGGTCAAATCATAATAAGCATTCTAACCGCTTTTGCCATTTGTCCATTATTTTCCGCATCTTGTCGTCAATTTATTAAAAATTCTTGGAAAAAAGGGACAAGTGGACAAGAAGAGATCTGCCTGTATGTTTTAAAAACATTAGCACAAGATTTGATTTTGAAGGGCTGTTCAGCTTTTTTAGACAAACAGTGGGAAGAGGCTTTTAGACAGATCAATCTTGCGGTGATTCTTGAGCCTGGTAAGGCTTTAACTACTCGAGGTTTTTTTTATACTGTAAAAAATAGGTTTGACGAAGCCTTGAACGATTACAATAAAGCTTTAGAGCGAAACCACGATTCGGTTACAACCTTACTCTGTCGCGGCGAGCTTTATAAAGAATTAGACAGATATGATGATGCTTTAGAAGATTTCACTGAGGCTTTGAAGATAGAACCAACGTCAGCCAGTGTTTTGCGTTCTCGAGGTGATCTTTTTTGTGCACAGGGCTTGTTAGAAGAGGCAATGCGGGATTACGATGAATCATTATATATGGATTACAATTTAGTGACTCTACTAAATAGAGTGGATCTATATCGCAAATTAGGGAGGAATGAGGAAGCGTTAGAAGACCTCAGTGGCTTTTTGGCTATAGAGCCAGGGTCTGCTTCTGCTTTACGCTATCGAGGGAATCTATATCGTCAATTAGGTCGATTGGAAGAGGCATTAGAAGACCTCAATGGCTCTTTGGCTGTAAAGCCAAGGTCCGCTTCTGATTTGCATTATCGAGGAGACGTGTATCGTCAATTAGGCCGATTGGAAGAAGCGTTAGAAGACCTCAATAGTTCCTTAGCTATAAAGCCTGGCTCAGCTGCTGTTTTGGGTTGTCGGGAGAATGTGTATCGTCAATTAGGTCGATTGGAATAGACATTGATTGCAACCGGGCACAAGAGCTTGATCACTGCGGTGTAATCAAACCTCACTCCCAAATTTAGTATTTGCAAGAGAATCCCATGAGAGGGCCTGAATCTTCAGGCTACTCTCTCCCACACACTCTCTTTAAAAACCTTTATATCTACTAGACACACCTCTTAAAACTCTAGACAATATTATAAAAAAGCAGTGCCTTTTTATTTTTAAAAGAGTACTTTCTTCTGCTTCAAATTTTTTAAACGCATCTCTTTCGATTTCTAATTCTGACAAATTCAATCTCGCACTAAGGACATAACCATGACAATTCGCTACCTTGCAACTCTCGACGCTCTTCGCAATGAATTAGTTCATCCCCATTACACTAAAAACGTATCAGAGCAGCTAGAAGATGAAAGCTACAAGGGTCAGTCTTACGTTAAACTGGGTGAAATTAATCTCAAACACGGAATTATTTGGCGAATTGGCCAAGTGATTCAAGCCATTGCGGCAACAATTTTTTCCGTTACGATCTTTCCTTTGTTTTTTAGAAGTTATCATTGTTTTGTAATGCATGCTTGGAAGCAGATTTCAGGATTAGAAATCATTAGTATCTATGTTTTGAAATCTTTATCAGTTCAATTGGTTCACGCTGGAAGCTTCGCTTATGAGCAAGGACGAGTAGAAGAAGCTTTGAGTGATATGAACCTTGCGCTGAAAGTAGATCCTAGTTGTGCTTATGCCCTGCAAGAGAGGGGCGCGTTGCATCGCAGGCAAAATCGAATCGAAGAGGCATTACATGATTTTAATGGAGCTCTACGCTTAGAACCGGGCTCAATCTTTGCACGCAAAGGAAGAGGAGACGTTTTTTACCAGCAAGGGAGGCTGGATGAAGCTTTATCTGATTTCAATGACGTTCTGGAGGTTGATCCTCATTCAATTCAAACTTTAGAGTCTCGTGGATATATTTATTTGCAGTTGAACAGCCTGGATGATGGCTTGGATGACTTAAATTATGTTTTGAGCATCAACCCGCAATCAATTTCAGCCTTGCAAGCACGCGCAGAAATATACTTCAAGAAGGGGCTTTTTGGAGCGGCGTTGCAGGACCTGGATCTTGCTTTGAGTGTGGATCCTCATGCAATGCGCGCTTTGGAGATACGTGCAGAGGTCTTTCGCCTCCAGGGATTCATAGATGCATCCTTAAGCGATCTCAATCTATTCTTGACATTGAAACCCGAATCTGTTCAAGCCTTGATTGCTAGAGGAGATGTCTTTTTCTTAAAAGGCGATCTAGACAGTTCTTTGCGGGACCTCAATCGCGCCTTGGAACTGCAGCCAAACTCAGCTGATGCATTAAAAAAGAGGGGCGCTGTTTATGTACAGAGGCAAGAGCCTTATCTAGCAATACCGGATCTTACTCGCTTGTTGGATTTAAATCCCCCTTCAATACAGACTTTACAGCTGCGAGCAAAGGCTTATTGCATGCAGGAACAGCATCGAGAGGCTTTGCTAGATCTCGATCAAGCTCTGCATTTAGATCCGAACTGCATTTCTGCTCTGAGAATGCGGGAGGAAATATATCGCTGGCATGAGAGGTTGGATGATTCTTTACAAGACCTCACCCGCATTTTGAATGTAGAGCCGCATTCGGTGACTGATTTACGAACTCGAATTGGCGTTTACCATCGCCAAGAAAAGTTTGACGAGGCATTGAACGATCTCAACCATCTTTTGGAGTTGGTACCTGGCTCTATCAACGATTTAGCCTGTCGTGCGAGGGTTTATTACCAACTCGGAAGATTAGACAATGCTTTACTAGATCTCAATCTTGTTTTAAATGAAAACCCCTACCATCTAAAAGCCTTGCTTCTTCGCGGTGAACTTTACCTTTCGTTGGGAGAGTTTGATAGAGCTAAGCCGGATTTAAATGGGGTCTTGGTAGCGATGCCAAATAACTGGTGTGCTTTAGAGCTTAAGGGGGAGCTTTATCGCCAGCAAGGCAAGTTCGATAAGGCCTTGATTGCTCTCAATCAAGCTTTACAGATTAAGCCAAATTCTATTTATGCCTTACATGTTCGCGGAGAGGTATATCTGTTAGAGGAAAAATGGAATAAAGCCTTACGCGATTTTAATTCTGTTTTGGAGTTGAATCCCCACTCATCGAGAGGCTATGAAGCGAGAGGGGAAATTTATTATCGACAAGGATTTTATGAAGAGGCGCTGGACGATCTCACCCAGGCCTTAGAGTTAGATCCTCATTCAACCACAGCTCTTGAAATGCGAGGGGAGGTTTATTCTAGGCAGCGCAGATTTACCCAAGCCCTAGCTGATCTGAACCGAGCTTTGGCGCTAGAGCATGGCTTGGTTAATGCTTGGCGCATTCGAGCTGAAATCTATTGCGTGCAAAATGAGTATGAGCAGGCTTTAAGAGATATTAATTGCTCCTTAGGGTTGGAATCCGATTCAGCGAACGCTCTGTGGACCCGAGCGATGATTTATTTCAGACAGGGGCGATTGGAAGAGGCCTTGCAAGATCTCGATCGGGCAGAAGAGTTCGATCCCCATTCGGTTGAAATCCTGCGCATTAGGGCTGAAATTTACAATGAGCAGGGAGATATTGGTAAGGCATTAGAGGATCTTAACCACGCCTTGGATCTAGCACCAGACTGGACCGATCTTTTGCGCATGCGAAGTGAAGTCTATTACGCCCAAGATTTATTCAATGAGGCATTGAGGGATCTTGATCGGATTTTAGAGTTAGAGCCGCATTCTGTTTCGGCTTTATGCAAACGAGGCGAGGTTTATTGCCGGCTAGGTTGTTTTAAGGAGGCTTTCTTTGATCTCAACTGCGCATTGGAATTAAAACCCAGTTCGGCTGCAGCTTTACGCGGCCGGGCAGAGATTTACACAATGCAAAATGATTTTAACGAAGCTTTACGGGATGTCAATCGTGCTCTAGAATTAAATTCTGAAATGGCCGATGCTTGGCGTCTTCTTGGAGAAATTCATTACAAACAAAATAATTTTGATGAAGCTTTAAATAAACTTAACCTGGCTTTAAGCTTAGATCCTAAAGCCTTTAGATCATGGGGTGTGCGTGGAGAGATTTATTATCGACAAGGTCACTTA
Coding sequences within it:
- a CDS encoding chemotaxis protein CheW; its protein translation is MSLPTPHFLSQNILNEEEAKLATPLKFNSESLHVVVFTINQQAYAIESRFIKEVFTIKELTPLFDMPPHFKGVVNLKRRIIAVFDLAIVLGLAPVKARTNSLAILLTNQLREFAIIIETVDRTETLPAESLSPYPGIWQKHIKGEFSGQLILIDGETLIEDSHLLIQERANQALAQEND
- a CDS encoding tetratricopeptide repeat protein, whose protein sequence is MSVYYFSNIDTLQNTIIDPHSHYSEAAEIDRDEVIHFNRLYAKVGKITKKHGVVWRVGQIIISILTAFAICPLFSASCRQFIKNSWKKGTSGQEEICLYVLKTLAQDLILKGCSAFLDKQWEEAFRQINLAVILEPGKALTTRGFFYTVKNRFDEALNDYNKALERNHDSVTTLLCRGELYKELDRYDDALEDFTEALKIEPTSASVLRSRGDLFCAQGLLEEAMRDYDESLYMDYNLVTLLNRVDLYRKLGRNEEALEDLSGFLAIEPGSASALRYRGNLYRQLGRLEEALEDLNGSLAVKPRSASDLHYRGDVYRQLGRLEEALEDLNSSLAIKPGSAAVLGCRENVYRQLGRLE
- a CDS encoding tetratricopeptide repeat protein, whose protein sequence is MTIRYLATLDALRNELVHPHYTKNVSEQLEDESYKGQSYVKLGEINLKHGIIWRIGQVIQAIAATIFSVTIFPLFFRSYHCFVMHAWKQISGLEIISIYVLKSLSVQLVHAGSFAYEQGRVEEALSDMNLALKVDPSCAYALQERGALHRRQNRIEEALHDFNGALRLEPGSIFARKGRGDVFYQQGRLDEALSDFNDVLEVDPHSIQTLESRGYIYLQLNSLDDGLDDLNYVLSINPQSISALQARAEIYFKKGLFGAALQDLDLALSVDPHAMRALEIRAEVFRLQGFIDASLSDLNLFLTLKPESVQALIARGDVFFLKGDLDSSLRDLNRALELQPNSADALKKRGAVYVQRQEPYLAIPDLTRLLDLNPPSIQTLQLRAKAYCMQEQHREALLDLDQALHLDPNCISALRMREEIYRWHERLDDSLQDLTRILNVEPHSVTDLRTRIGVYHRQEKFDEALNDLNHLLELVPGSINDLACRARVYYQLGRLDNALLDLNLVLNENPYHLKALLLRGELYLSLGEFDRAKPDLNGVLVAMPNNWCALELKGELYRQQGKFDKALIALNQALQIKPNSIYALHVRGEVYLLEEKWNKALRDFNSVLELNPHSSRGYEARGEIYYRQGFYEEALDDLTQALELDPHSTTALEMRGEVYSRQRRFTQALADLNRALALEHGLVNAWRIRAEIYCVQNEYEQALRDINCSLGLESDSANALWTRAMIYFRQGRLEEALQDLDRAEEFDPHSVEILRIRAEIYNEQGDIGKALEDLNHALDLAPDWTDLLRMRSEVYYAQDLFNEALRDLDRILELEPHSVSALCKRGEVYCRLGCFKEAFFDLNCALELKPSSAAALRGRAEIYTMQNDFNEALRDVNRALELNSEMADAWRLLGEIHYKQNNFDEALNKLNLALSLDPKAFRSWGVRGEIYYRQGHLNEALLDFNHALTLAPQSISVLQLRSEVFFHMRRFDDALLDMNRLLKRVPNLTHTRLRRGEIYWRKGKLKRALYDLNHALASAPGSTYALQIRGDIYRRQGCFHKALQDLNQALELDPNLAFALEIKKKIQASQESGCEASQVMQA
- a CDS encoding methyl-accepting chemotaxis protein; the protein is MPMKYRLLFLILLPFIILMGFITQFLYLDYQDIQDKNQIIELSTLSDNISLLVDSLQEELTLSVLKLQQNGDRYHEDLREARNQTDELIAMIKKFVNQITFKIPGTNLPSLFQKTFNRLNNLDQMRLQIDQKESTPQELSNYIDEINAELIDHISNLARQTKDVDLAKALFAYMNLIYEKLETNQEKRLVFLSLLNGQLTSNQYARLLNSIGQQAAFKKVFFEIATDSQEALYKTIMRSPYVRTAAQIEETLTEAGPDKALTTDAQHWWDAQTEKIDLLREVELRLQGESIRNTLASKEVLERNIFVTLLIALLTLGITLYLLLHNLRLLAQKLQQEIRLLSHSGSDMLEAVSEASNITKSTADSVNNTAATVKELKKTADISSEQAKHVAKVSDQTLQVLHENEQAIDETIQGMHHIQDDMKIISQSIAQLNEHSQAIGVIIDTVNELAEQSHLLAVNAAIEAAKAGDQGKGFAVVAQEVRSLADQSKQATVQVRNILHDIQQAMRSAVHAAEQGTQTVANGVIQSSQTNQSIRSLAKEISNVVQAANQIAHSSQQQLIGVEQVATAMIQIKDATQQQVDHMHQIESGIKGLNAVGNNLKELSHEYKQ
- a CDS encoding chemotaxis protein CheB → MNPIQVLIVDDSAVSRELLTHIIESDSGLKVVGKVENGEEALKFISENKPHIVMMDIVMPKMDGYEATRRIMESFPLPIIIVSGIYNAKEVKQGYRALSAGALAILSKPAGLRDPKYQEIAQSLIQAIKVLSNVKIKPRPLSVFHSPTQTQPAPIFAKGTLSVDAIAIGASVGATQSLSTILSPLPQDFPVPILITQQFGSGFMEGLVDWLASSCALKTKLATDGEVLAPSTIYVCPDKHHLEVGPGKTLKLTPAASNQPAPSIDLFFRSIADQMGAKSIAILLAGHGNDGIDGLLAIKQKGGLALVQDEESSLLAEKSHQAIEAGAASQVVSLNEIATTLESLVKLK
- a CDS encoding chemotaxis protein CheA encodes the protein MDQQERDFLVHLLQTYRIESNDLLQALTEGLLALEKHPSQIQEQELVETIFRAAHSLKSASRSVDFFATEKLCQALESVLSAWKQQDIASSPQLFDTFFEALDWIRHSILQSEFSEVPHDEVMLEALLAQLSELLHPSLPKSPIEPSSLSPRQDSTLEQPTPSIVVKDKDCAIRLSSVKLNHLLEQIEETVALKFMAKQRLQELKNIQAILVDWDKRQGPSPTLAHSTKDAGHSITKEINAYLQTGIKQASQDARLATHLVDQIVEGVKHLLLQPFANLFDLFPKMIRDISHSLHKDIHLECQGGEIEVDRRILEELRDPFTHLLRNSIDHGIELPEERIRKHKSPIGHLKIQAVHGNGQKVEILICDDGKGIDTDKIKQAALQQGIIKEQDWQKLSDEESINLIFQSGLSTSPTLSTLSGRGLGMGIVAEKIEKLGGSICVETQKDRGTTFHLTIPVNLAAFRGIHVKAAKRSFILSSHHIKKIIKLPPSAPISNSRQTIVFEQQELPYTELASFFSPSDNPPSFALIITAANKLVGLGVDEIWNEQEILVKHLGTQILHAQNIAAATMSESGQVIPILDPFDLVKSILKKSNG